Proteins co-encoded in one Bradyrhizobium sp. 170 genomic window:
- a CDS encoding GNAT family N-acetyltransferase, whose amino-acid sequence MTADFTLRPYRPEDEDAAIELWRLTWQQAYPAIDFTARVAWWRERWRNELVANAAIIVAEQAHALTGFVTIDGNGYLDQLVVSPEHWGSKLATALVDEAKRLSPGGVTLLVNKDNARAIRFYERNGFEHAGEDVNPTSGRPVLKMAWRA is encoded by the coding sequence ATGACCGCAGATTTCACGCTCCGTCCCTATCGTCCCGAGGACGAAGACGCGGCGATCGAGCTGTGGCGGCTGACGTGGCAGCAGGCCTATCCCGCAATCGATTTCACCGCCCGCGTGGCGTGGTGGCGGGAGCGCTGGCGCAATGAACTGGTGGCGAATGCGGCGATCATTGTCGCCGAACAGGCGCACGCCCTGACCGGTTTCGTGACCATCGATGGCAACGGCTATCTCGATCAGCTCGTGGTCAGCCCGGAACACTGGGGCTCGAAACTGGCCACCGCATTGGTCGACGAAGCCAAGCGCCTGTCGCCCGGTGGCGTCACGCTTCTGGTCAACAAGGATAACGCACGGGCCATCCGTTTCTATGAACGCAACGGTTTTGAACATGCCGGCGAGGACGTGAACCCGACGTCGGGAAGGCCGGTACTGAAAATGGCGTGGCGGGCGTGA